A window of Elusimicrobiota bacterium genomic DNA:
CACGCTGGCTAAATGAATCTCCTGGCCCGGGTTAATCGTATAGTGGAGGACGGCCTGTCCGACGACGGTTCCGGTTGGGTCTCCGATATTGACGTCGGCCTGCACAGGGATGGATTGGCCGGGAGCGCGATAGAAAAGCCACATGCCGTAGGTGCCCTCAAGGGGTGTCGTGGAAGCAACGACAAAGCTGCCCTCGCCGCAACCTAATCCGAAGTTAAGCGGCTCTCCGGAACTCGCCAAAAAAGAATCGGAACGCATGTCGCTTCTGGCATCGCCTGAAACATTAACGAGACTAAACCGTTGGAAAAGAGCTTGAGAGGCAAGCCGCTTGAGTCGGCATTGATAATGAGAAACTTGACTGCCGTCGGGAGAAACTTCAACAACATCAGTCTCGGCGATAATCGTTCCAGGGGCATCGGCAAAATCCAAGACCTCATCGCTGCCGGGCTCTTGGATGCCTAAAGCCAGGTCGCCGATTGAGACCGGGTTGACTGCAGGGCTTTCAACAAAAGTAAAGTCTGTGAAATGAAGAACGCCTCCTTGATTGGCTGCAAAAACCTTGGGTTCATCAGGAGGCGCAATGTGAGAGCCGGGACCCATCAGATGCGCAAGCTGGGTCAACAGCCTGGCTTTAAGCTCTTTTGGAAGCTGAGATCGTTCGATAAGAAGTTCTGGGGTTGAGGCCTGACCCTGAACCTGGGCTTGGGGAAACTCCTGGAAGGTTTTAATGGAACGGTTTTTAACTTGTTTAGCCTCATCGCCGATTAAGTTTAAGCCTAAATTGCCCCTGAGGGTTAAACCTTGGGTGTTATCAGGATCAACGATCAAGGCGAATTCTGAGCCCCTGCCGTCATTATTGATAAGGATGTTGTTTTGGGAACCTGGGTCAAAAGAAGAGTCTCCGCAGCATTGATTGGTCAGCCAAATGCCCACACCTGCTGATGGGGTAGTCGGGTTGTCCGGGATGGATGTTTTGTTGTTCTCTACGGCGGTGTTATCGGCATTTAAAAGAAAAATGCCGGACATGGAAAAAAGGGTTAAAGAATCGGGGATTTGGCCGGAGATCGCGTTGTGGGCGATGGTGTTGTTCTGGGGTCTTGAGCGCAATTGGCTTTGGACAACAGCGCCTCTCCATAGTTGGGCCACAATACCCACGCCTCCCCCGCAAAGTTTGGCTCCCGTTTGGCAGTCAAAAACAGAGAGATTTTCGATGACGTTGTGATGGATATTCCAATTGTCTCCGCCGTTATTGGTGATGGCTTGAACCGTGCCCAGGACTTTGATGTGGCTGATTTCAACGTCGTTGATTTTGTCATTGCCGTTGATCAAGTCTCTGGAAAAAATAGCGGCTCCAAGGGGATCAAGATTGCTGTTTGAAACGCCTTGTCCGTCAAAGGTCAAGTGATGGATTTTGCTGCCGCTTGCTTCCTTTCTTGAGAGCCAGAGGCCGACTTTAAAACCGGAAGGATGTTTGGGCGAATCGCAGCCGATAATCACGGCCCCTTCCCCGGTAATTTCCAGACGCTTGGAAACAAAAGCGCCGCAGTGACGGCCGGGCGAGAGCCTGATTGTGTCGCCTGGGCCGGCAGCATTAACGGCTGCCTGGAGGGTTGGCTGGTTTTTGGGAACTTCAACGACGGCAGCGCTAATAAATGGAATAAAAATACTGCCGATTAAAAAAAGAAACAAAAAGAAACTGCCGTAAAAAATTCTCGATCTCCGTATCACTTTTTGCCTCTGCCGCTTTCCTCATAATAATTTTCAGGGCGCATCAGCCAAAACTGCCCGATGAATTTGGACACGACGATAATGAGGACGCAGGACACCAAACCATAAAGCGAGCCCCAGGCCGGAAAATGCTCAAAATCAAAATGAACATGCCCGTGGAACAGGCGCGGAGCGATGATTTCAACCAAAGCGATAACGCCCAGGCTGATATAAAACCACTGCTTCGCTTTCGCAGAGAATTTCATGGAAGCGCTCTACCGGCCAAACCGAGCAGAAAATTCGGATAAAAACCGAGCGCCACCGAGGCCACGGCGCTTAAAACCAAAGGCACAACCATCCACGGAATTTCCCGCGCATGTTCATGGCCATGAGCGGCCTCGGCAACCTGTTCTTTTTCAAAGTAGGCCTTATAGACGACAGGCCCTAGGTACGCTGCCGTGAAAAAAGACGAAAGCAGAAGCACGGCCATCAGCGCCAAACTTCCGCGCTCCAAGGAACCGAGGACCAAATTCCATTTGGACACGAACCCGCCTGCAGGCGGCACGCCCACTAAACTCAACGTTGCGAGCGTGAAAGCGGCCATGGTCCAGGGCATGCGCTTGGCGAGCCCGGAAAGCTGGCTCACTTGCGTTTTATGCGCCGTGACATAGATAGAACCGGCGCAGAAAAACAGAGTGATTTTGGCGAAGGCGTGATTCGTGATATGAATGATTCCGCCCAAAGCGCCCCTCGAGGTCAACAGCGCGCCGCCTAAAAGAATATAAGAAAGCTGGGAAATGGTTGAAAAAGCGAGCCGCGCTTTTAAATTATCCGCCCCAAGGGCCAGCACCGAGGCCACGAGAATCGTAATGGCCGCGGCCCAAAGCGTCAACTCATCGGCGCCCACGATGCTCATGGCTTCCGGGCCGAAGACGAACAGCATCACCCGCAGCATGGAGAAGACGCCGGTTTTAACGACGGCCACGGCATGCAGCAGGGCGCTGACCGGCGTAGGCGCCACCATGGCCGCGGGCAGCCAGCTATGCATGGGCATAATCGCGCTTTTGGCAAATCCGAACAGAAACATCGCAAAAATACCCCAGAAAAACGCCGGCCGCGCATAGAGAATTTCCAGAGGCAGAATGCCTCCTTTTTGGAATTCCAAAGTTCCGGTGGTCGTATAAATCAAGACAATCGCGGCCAGCAAAAAAACTTTAGCCGCGCCCAAAAGATAAATCGCGTATTTGCGGGCGCCGGCCTTGGCTTCCGGGGTTTCCTTATGCGCGACCAAAGGATAGGTGGCCAATGTCAGCGCTTCGTAAAAGATAAAAAGCGTAAAAAGATTGGCGGCAAAGGCCACGCCCATAGTCGCGGACATGGCCAGGGCAAAACAGGCGAAGTAGCGGGTTTGAGCGTGCTCCGAGAGCGCGCGCATGTAACCCACGGAATAAAACGAGGTTGCGATCCATAAAAGCGAGGCGCCCAGCGCGAACAAAAGCCCGAACGCATCAGCGCGAAAGGCGATTTCCACCCCGGGCAACAGGCGGAACAAAACGCATTCGAGGTTCAGGCCCGACCAAACAGCCGGAATCATGGACGCCACAATCAAAAACTTCAAAATCCCGGCTCCGACCGACCAAAACTCCCTAAGATTCCGGCGTTTCGAGCCCGTCGCCATGACAAGAAATGCGGCGATCAGGGAAACCGAAACAGCGCAAACAGGTTTCAAAGAAAAGGCCGTTGTCGTCACCATTTAAGTTTGGTCAGTTCATCAATATGAGCCGCGGGCTGGTTGCGTTGAAGGGCGAGCAAAAGGCCGAGCCCGACCGCGACCTCGGCCGCGGCCACGGCAATGACAAAGATGGCGACGACCTGGCCGCCTAAATTTTGAAGATGAAAACCAAAACCGGCCAAACTCACATTCACGGCATTGAGCATAATCTCCACCGAAACCAGCATCAAAATAAGGTTGCGGCGGATCAAAAAGCCCGTCATGCCGATTCCAAAAAGAATCGCGCTCAACATCAGATAAGAAGATAAAGGAGCCGCCATTAAACGTTTGTCCCCGAAAGAGCCCTTGTTTGCCGCGCCGCCGGACCGGATGATTGAGCAATTTTTCCGTTGGCCGGCTGCGCCCGGCGTTTCCCCAAGACAATGGCGCCCACGATCGCGGCTAAAAGAATCAAGGAAGCGATCTCAAAATGAACGGCAAAATCGCCGAAAAGCGCCGTGCCAAGGTCGGCGACCGTGGGCTGCCAGAGGACGCCCTCAGGCAAGGGCCCGTCAAACGCCAGACCCTTCAACGAGCGCAGCGCCGTCGCAGCCAAAACCACGAAACCCAATCCCGCGGCAACGCCGAAAATCCAATGCGCGCCGTAACGGGGCTCGTTCCCCTCGACTTTTAAATCCAACAGCATCAAGATGATCAAATAAAACACAAGGATGGCCCCCGCATAAATAATAATTTGAGTGGCGGCCAAAAATTGAGCTCCGGCTAAAAGAAAAATTCCCGCCACATGCAAAAAAAGGGCCAAAACCCAAAGGACGCTATGGATCGGATTGCGGCGAGTGACGGCTAGAAGGGCCGAGGTTACGCTTGCGGCCGCAAGATAAGCGAAGGCCATAAACGACCTAACTCAGGACCGGGCCCGAATCGCGCAGGTCCTTAATGTTTATGCTTCTCGATTTCTTTGACGGCCAATGGAATAAATTCATATAAATCCGCCTCAATGCTGAAGGTCGCCAGTTTCATCAGCGGGCAATCGGGATCTTTATTGACGGCGATAATGACTTCCGCCTGGCCCATGCCGGCTAAATGCTGCACCTGACCGGAAATACCGCAAGCGATGTAAAGCTTGGGCCGGACCGTCCGTCCGGTCAGACCGACCTGATGCCGGTAAGGAATCCATCCGGAATCAACCGC
This region includes:
- a CDS encoding monovalent cation/H+ antiporter subunit D family protein, with amino-acid sequence MVTTTAFSLKPVCAVSVSLIAAFLVMATGSKRRNLREFWSVGAGILKFLIVASMIPAVWSGLNLECVLFRLLPGVEIAFRADAFGLLFALGASLLWIATSFYSVGYMRALSEHAQTRYFACFALAMSATMGVAFAANLFTLFIFYEALTLATYPLVAHKETPEAKAGARKYAIYLLGAAKVFLLAAIVLIYTTTGTLEFQKGGILPLEILYARPAFFWGIFAMFLFGFAKSAIMPMHSWLPAAMVAPTPVSALLHAVAVVKTGVFSMLRVMLFVFGPEAMSIVGADELTLWAAAITILVASVLALGADNLKARLAFSTISQLSYILLGGALLTSRGALGGIIHITNHAFAKITLFFCAGSIYVTAHKTQVSQLSGLAKRMPWTMAAFTLATLSLVGVPPAGGFVSKWNLVLGSLERGSLALMAVLLLSSFFTAAYLGPVVYKAYFEKEQVAEAAHGHEHAREIPWMVVPLVLSAVASVALGFYPNFLLGLAGRALP
- the nuoK gene encoding NADH-quinone oxidoreductase subunit NuoK codes for the protein MAAPLSSYLMLSAILFGIGMTGFLIRRNLILMLVSVEIMLNAVNVSLAGFGFHLQNLGGQVVAIFVIAVAAAEVAVGLGLLLALQRNQPAAHIDELTKLKW
- a CDS encoding NADH-quinone oxidoreductase subunit J; its protein translation is MAFAYLAAASVTSALLAVTRRNPIHSVLWVLALFLHVAGIFLLAGAQFLAATQIIIYAGAILVFYLIILMLLDLKVEGNEPRYGAHWIFGVAAGLGFVVLAATALRSLKGLAFDGPLPEGVLWQPTVADLGTALFGDFAVHFEIASLILLAAIVGAIVLGKRRAQPANGKIAQSSGPAARQTRALSGTNV